The proteins below come from a single Corynebacterium glyciniphilum AJ 3170 genomic window:
- the ilvD gene encoding dihydroxy-acid dehydratase: protein MNEISYRSSVTTQGRNAAGARSLWRATGMKDSDFDKPIIAIANSYTQFVPGHVHLKNVGDIVAEAVQEAGGVAREFNTIAVDDGIAMGHSGMLYSLPSREIISDSVEYMVNAHQADAIVCISNCDKITPGMLNAAMRLNIPVVFVSGGPMEAGKAVIVDGVAHAPTDLITSISASASEQVSRQGLMTVEQAACPTCGSCSGMFTANSMNCLTEALGLSLPGNGSTLATHAARRTLFSDAGRVIVDLCHRYYGDGDTSVLPRNIATKEAFQNAMALDMAMGGSTNTVLHILAAAQEGGIDFDLQDIDDLSKSVPCLSKVAPNSDYHMEDVHRAGGIPRILGELWRGGKLNEGVHTVHSPSLAEWLEDWDVSAASPRQEAVDLYHAAPGGVRTTEPFSTDNTWDELDLDAENGCIHDVDHSFTSDGGLVILRGNLSPDGAVIKSAGIDESLWHFSGPALVVESQEEAVDVILKKKVTPGDVIVVRYEGPSGGPGMQEMLHPTAFLKGSGLGKKCALITDGRFSGGSSGISVGHVSPEAAGGGLIGLVENGDTVTIDVHNRQLTLDVPDEEIARRRDAMDASENPWKPATRQRKVTKALRAYAKMATSADKGAVREVD, encoded by the coding sequence ATGAACGAGATCTCATACCGGTCATCAGTGACCACCCAGGGACGCAACGCCGCCGGCGCGCGGTCCCTGTGGCGAGCCACGGGCATGAAGGACAGTGACTTCGACAAACCGATCATCGCGATCGCGAACTCCTACACCCAGTTCGTGCCCGGGCACGTTCACCTCAAGAATGTCGGCGACATCGTCGCCGAAGCCGTCCAAGAGGCCGGCGGTGTCGCCCGCGAGTTCAACACCATCGCCGTCGACGACGGCATCGCGATGGGACACTCCGGCATGCTGTACTCCCTGCCCAGCCGAGAGATCATCTCCGACTCCGTGGAGTACATGGTCAACGCCCACCAGGCGGATGCCATCGTATGCATCTCCAACTGTGACAAGATCACCCCTGGCATGCTCAATGCCGCGATGCGTCTGAACATCCCGGTCGTCTTCGTCTCCGGTGGACCGATGGAAGCTGGTAAGGCCGTGATCGTCGACGGCGTGGCGCACGCCCCCACCGACTTGATCACCTCGATCTCCGCGTCCGCCAGCGAACAGGTCTCGCGCCAGGGGCTGATGACCGTGGAGCAGGCCGCCTGCCCCACCTGTGGTTCCTGCTCCGGCATGTTCACCGCCAACTCAATGAACTGTCTTACCGAGGCTCTCGGTCTCTCCCTGCCCGGCAACGGCTCGACGCTGGCCACCCACGCCGCCCGCCGCACCCTGTTCAGCGACGCCGGCCGCGTCATCGTCGACCTGTGTCACCGCTACTACGGCGACGGCGACACCTCCGTGCTGCCCCGCAACATCGCCACCAAGGAGGCGTTCCAGAACGCCATGGCCCTCGACATGGCCATGGGTGGTTCGACGAACACGGTGCTGCACATCCTCGCCGCCGCCCAGGAAGGCGGGATCGACTTCGACCTGCAGGACATCGACGACCTGTCCAAGTCCGTCCCCTGCCTGTCGAAAGTCGCACCGAACTCCGACTACCACATGGAGGACGTCCACCGCGCCGGTGGCATCCCCCGCATCCTCGGTGAACTGTGGCGCGGCGGCAAGCTCAACGAGGGCGTACACACCGTCCACTCCCCCAGCCTCGCCGAATGGCTCGAGGACTGGGATGTCAGCGCCGCCTCGCCCCGCCAAGAGGCCGTGGACCTCTACCACGCCGCTCCCGGGGGCGTGCGTACCACCGAACCCTTCTCCACCGACAACACGTGGGACGAGCTGGACCTCGACGCCGAGAACGGATGCATCCACGATGTCGACCACTCCTTCACCTCCGACGGCGGCCTGGTCATCCTGCGTGGAAACCTCTCGCCCGACGGTGCTGTGATCAAGTCCGCCGGTATCGACGAGTCCCTCTGGCATTTCTCCGGCCCCGCCCTGGTGGTGGAGTCCCAGGAAGAGGCTGTCGACGTGATCCTCAAGAAGAAGGTCACCCCGGGCGATGTCATCGTGGTCCGTTACGAGGGCCCGTCGGGCGGGCCTGGGATGCAGGAGATGCTGCACCCGACCGCTTTCTTGAAGGGCTCGGGATTGGGCAAAAAGTGTGCCCTGATCACCGACGGCCGCTTCTCCGGTGGTTCATCGGGCATCTCAGTCGGCCACGTTTCCCCTGAAGCCGCTGGTGGTGGGCTTATCGGACTGGTCGAAAACGGAGACACGGTGACAATCGACGTGCACAACCGTCAGCTGACTCTGGACGTGCCAGACGAGGAAATCGCCCGACGGCGCGACGCGATGGATGCGTCGGAGAACCCCTGGAAGCCTGCTACCCGCCAACGCAAGGTCACCAAGG